One Nocardia iowensis DNA window includes the following coding sequences:
- a CDS encoding alpha/beta fold hydrolase: MKLTTVFAAAALAATALLSGCGSADETTKSEPANPGAYADVNGLHMYYEVHGAPTQQPPLVLLHGALSGIGTDFGQLIPELSKTRQVIAVEQQAHGRTADIDRPLRTPQMAEDTVALLRTLGVQRADVLGYSMGAGVALQISLNHPDLVRKQILAAGGLDASAMHPGLLDGIADLKPEHLHGSPFHDDYLKNAPRPEDFPRLVDRVREHDQNAIPAVPADAARQIKAPTLTVIGDSDIVRPEHAVEMFRLFGGGIMGDTPEGLPNSQLAILPGTSHITLVHRPELLLPMIPAFLDAPIKDAR; encoded by the coding sequence ATGAAACTCACCACCGTCTTCGCCGCCGCCGCACTCGCCGCGACCGCCCTGCTGTCCGGCTGCGGATCCGCCGACGAGACCACGAAGTCCGAGCCCGCCAATCCCGGTGCCTACGCCGACGTGAACGGCCTGCACATGTACTACGAGGTGCACGGCGCCCCGACCCAGCAGCCGCCGCTGGTATTGCTGCACGGCGCGCTGTCCGGCATCGGCACCGACTTCGGCCAGCTCATCCCGGAACTGTCCAAGACCCGCCAGGTGATCGCCGTGGAACAGCAGGCGCACGGTCGCACCGCCGACATCGACCGTCCGCTGCGCACCCCGCAGATGGCCGAGGACACCGTGGCGCTGCTGCGCACCCTCGGCGTGCAGCGCGCCGACGTGCTCGGCTACAGCATGGGTGCCGGTGTCGCCCTGCAGATTTCGCTCAACCATCCGGACCTGGTGCGCAAGCAGATCCTGGCCGCGGGCGGGCTCGACGCGAGCGCGATGCACCCCGGTCTGCTGGACGGCATCGCCGACCTGAAGCCCGAACACCTGCACGGTTCGCCGTTCCACGACGACTACCTGAAGAACGCCCCACGCCCGGAAGACTTCCCGCGGCTGGTCGACCGGGTTCGGGAGCACGACCAGAACGCGATCCCGGCGGTGCCCGCGGACGCGGCGCGCCAGATCAAGGCACCGACGCTGACCGTGATCGGTGATTCCGACATCGTCCGGCCCGAGCACGCGGTCGAGATGTTCCGGCTGTTCGGCGGCGGCATCATGGGCGACACCCCGGAAGGTCTGCCGAACTCGCAGCTGGCCATCCTGCCCGGCACCTCGCACATCACCCTGGTGCACCGTCCCGAATTGCTGCTGCCGATGATCCCGGCCTTCCTCGACGCCCCGATCAAGGACGCCCGATGA
- a CDS encoding NADPH-dependent FMN reductase, whose protein sequence is MTDDRLRVALIVGSTRTGRFGPTVADWFAGRLRRRDLDLDRIDLATAGLPDQLTGHDEPAPAAVRQLGDRLTAADAFVVVTPEYNRSFPAAVKNAIDWFDTEWAAKPVTVVGYGSDADGGHAAAQLRQVFGELNAVPIRRTVTIAKAWQRFAADGSWPRRDPELEEAVNGLLDQLLWWATALRTARTTTPFVR, encoded by the coding sequence ATGACCGACGACCGATTGCGGGTGGCACTGATCGTCGGCAGCACCCGCACCGGGCGGTTCGGGCCCACCGTGGCCGACTGGTTCGCCGGTCGGCTGCGGCGCCGCGATCTCGACCTGGACCGCATCGACCTCGCCACCGCCGGACTGCCCGACCAACTGACCGGCCACGACGAACCGGCCCCCGCCGCCGTGCGGCAACTCGGCGACCGGCTGACCGCCGCCGACGCCTTCGTCGTGGTCACCCCCGAATACAACCGCAGCTTCCCGGCGGCGGTGAAAAACGCCATCGACTGGTTCGACACCGAATGGGCAGCCAAACCGGTCACCGTCGTCGGCTACGGCAGCGACGCCGACGGTGGTCACGCCGCCGCCCAGTTACGTCAGGTATTCGGCGAACTGAACGCCGTCCCCATCCGCCGCACCGTCACCATCGCCAAGGCATGGCAGCGCTTCGCCGCCGACGGCAGCTGGCCCCGCCGCGACCCCGAACTAGAAGAAGCCGTCAACGGCCTACTCGACCAACTCCTCTGGTGGGCCACCGCCCTACGCACCGCCCGCACCACCACCCCCTTCGTGCGATAA
- a CDS encoding type II toxin-antitoxin system Phd/YefM family antitoxin, whose protein sequence is MTALPARDLRNHTAEILRRVEAGEEIEILKDNRPVAKIIPLPRRRQWIPASEIVKELVRLGPDSTGLSEELRETLTETTDDLRW, encoded by the coding sequence ATGACAGCTCTGCCCGCCCGTGATCTCCGCAATCACACCGCGGAGATCCTCCGACGGGTCGAAGCCGGAGAAGAGATCGAAATCCTGAAGGACAACCGTCCGGTGGCGAAGATCATCCCGCTACCTCGGCGGAGGCAATGGATTCCGGCGTCGGAAATAGTCAAGGAACTGGTCCGGCTCGGGCCGGATAGCACGGGTCTCAGCGAAGAGTTGCGCGAAACCCTGACCGAGACAACGGATGACCTGCGGTGGTGA
- a CDS encoding type II toxin-antitoxin system VapC family toxin, giving the protein MNAEQALADTSVFIGLEAERFDPALIEGYEWGVSVITLGELRLGVLHATDPESAARRLSTYQLAQRFQPLEVDETVAEHWALLVSRLRAAGRKVPINDSWIAATAMAYNIPIVTQDGDYAAMTDLRIIKL; this is encoded by the coding sequence GTGAACGCTGAGCAGGCGCTGGCTGATACCTCTGTTTTCATCGGCTTGGAAGCGGAACGCTTCGATCCGGCGCTGATCGAGGGATATGAGTGGGGCGTCTCAGTGATCACCTTGGGTGAACTGCGCTTGGGCGTTCTTCATGCGACCGATCCGGAGTCGGCGGCGCGACGGCTGTCGACATACCAGCTGGCGCAACGGTTTCAGCCGTTGGAAGTAGACGAAACAGTCGCCGAGCATTGGGCGCTGCTCGTCTCGCGCTTGCGGGCGGCCGGACGCAAAGTGCCGATAAATGACAGCTGGATCGCGGCCACCGCAATGGCCTACAACATCCCCATCGTGACCCAGGATGGCGAT